In one Salvelinus fontinalis isolate EN_2023a chromosome 16, ASM2944872v1, whole genome shotgun sequence genomic region, the following are encoded:
- the LOC129812899 gene encoding asialoglycoprotein receptor 1-like — translation MFEQTQQRDTTIPTDWNIFNKADNSMENYEKYTENGFDTDEAPFYHSQDQKPVSTFTVRDGPSFPHYRLVTICLGPLGALLLVVAIVLGVYCNKVSESHLPLYQNLTQISSELEQLRASQNNVIHAKEEAQRKLHRELTSLHQLEIALQQQTTSSDNFQAQIESLRKDKTQLQSQISSLELSCGLCLPGWDLLNSTCYYFAISDAKESRSWGEARKECLSYGADLVVVDSWEKQDFINKAIQALRYSSGSWHLTGFWIGLKEEEDKEGTWAWLDGTELTQGYWADGEPNDDMNNEDCAAIYSKNHPKTTWDAMKTWNDAPCRYALKWICEMKAKEVQELKL, via the exons ATGTTTGAACAAACTCAACAGAGAGATACGACCATCCCCACTGACTGGAACATTTTTAACAAGGCAGACAATTCAATGGAGAATTACGAGAAATATACCGAAAATGGGTTCGACACAGATGAAGCTCCCTTCTATCATAGCCAAGACCAGAAACCAG TATCCACATTCACGGTAAGAGATGGGCCCAGTTTTCCGCATTACCGATTGGTTACAATATGTTTGGGGCCACTTGGTGCTCTTCTACTGGTTGTTGCCATTGTCCTGGGAGTATACT GTAATAAAGTCAGTGAGAGTCATCTTCCACTATATCAGAATTTAACACAGATCAGCAGTGAGCTGGAGCAACTCAGAGCCTCCCAGAACAATGTGATTCATGCTAAAGAGGAGGCCCAGAGAAAGTTACACAGAGAGCTCACTAGCCTCCACCAACTAGAGATAGCATTACAGCAACAGACGACCAGCAGCGATAACTTTCAGGCGCAGATTGAGAGCCTTCGCAAGGACAAGACGCAGCTGCAGTCCCAAATATCTTCGCTTG AGCTAAGCTGTGGCCTATGTTTGCCAGGATGGGATCTGCTAAACTCAACATGTTACTACTTTGCCATTTCTGATGCCAAAGAGTCTAGAAGCTGGGGAGAGGCCAGAAAAGAATGTTTAAGTTATGGAGCTGACCTAGTTGTGGTAGATAGCTGGGAGAAGCAG gATTTTATCAATAAGGCAATACAAGCATTAAGATACAGCTCAGGATCCTGGCACCTAACAGGGTTCTGGATTGGACTGAAGGAGGAAGAGGATAAAGAGGGAACCTGGGCATGGCTTGATGGGACTGAACTGACTCAGGG ATACTGGGCAGATGGGGAGCCTAACGACGATATGAATAACGAGGACTGTGCAGCCATTTACTCCAAAAACCATCCCAAGACGACTTGGGATGCCATGAAGACTTGGAACGATGCCCCATGTAGATATGCACTGAAATGGATATGTGAAATGAAAGCAAAGGAAGTTCAGGAATTAAAGTTGTAA
- the LOC129812901 gene encoding C-type lectin domain family 4 member K-like has product MENSDISKNVLKGFKGTYNELICQDDFSTDGHPLHNRQDQQQVSIFMVRDGQSFRFYRLVAVSLGMLIALLLVVDIGLGVQYSKVSEKYGPLYQNLTQISSELEQLRATHSNMIHAKEEALTVLQKELQKVNKTSGQLGSAKHTGMELQRQVESLQEQVAALQSRVTEVVEICGRCLPGWKLLNSVCYYFPLSNSIPLKTWDRSRDNCIKKGADLAIIDSEEKQEFINKAIQALRYSSGSWHLTGFWIGLKEEEDKEGTWAWLDGTDLTQGYWADGEPNDDMNNEDCAAIYSKNHPKTTWDAMKTWNDAPCRYALKWICEMKAKEVQELKL; this is encoded by the exons ATGGAGAATTCTGACATATCAAAAAATGTGTTGAAAGGATTCAAGGGAACATATAATGAGCTGATATGTCAGGATGATTTCAGCACAGATGGACATCCTCTCCATAACAGACAAGACCAACAACAAG TGTCCATCTTCATGGTGAGAGATGGGCAGAGTTTTCGATTCTATCGATTGGTTGCAGTGAGTCTGGGCATGCTCATTGCTCTTCTACTGGTTGTTGACATTGGTCTGGGGGTCCAAT ACAGCAAAGTCAGTGAGAAGTACGGTCCACTATATCAGAACTTGACACAAATCAGCAGTGAGCTGGAGCAACTCAGAGCCACCCACAGTAATATGATCCATGCTAAAGAGGAGGCCTTGACAGTGTTGCAGAAAGAGCTCCAAAAGGTGAACAAAACCAGCGGGCAGCTAGGGAGTGCCAAACACACTGGCATGGAGTTACAGAGGCAGGTTGAAAGCCTTCAGGAACAGGTGGCGGCATTGCAGTCCAGGGTCACTGAAGTTG TGGAAATCTGTGGCCGTTGTTTGCCAGGATGGAAATTGCTCAACTCGGTGTGTTACTACTTTCCCTTGTCTAACTCCATTCCTCTGAAAACGTGGGACAGAAGCAGAGATAACTGCATTAAAAAAGGAGCTGACCTGGCAATAATAGATAGTGAAGAGAAGCAG GAGTTTATCAATAAGGCAATACAAGCATTAAGATACAGCTCAGGATCCTGGCACCTAACAGGGTTCTGGATTGGACTGAAGGAGGAAGAGGATAAAGAGGGAACCTGGGCATGGCTTGATGGGACTGATCTGACTCAGGG ATACTGGGCAGATGGGGAGCCTAACGACGATATGAATAACGAGGACTGTGCAGCCATTTACTCCAAAAACCATCCCAAGACGACTTGGGATGCCATGAAGACTTGGAACGATGCCCCATGTAGATATGCACTGAAATGGATATGTGAAATGAAAGCAAAGGAAGTTCAGGAATTAAAGTTGTAA